A single genomic interval of Paralichthys olivaceus isolate ysfri-2021 chromosome 7, ASM2471397v2, whole genome shotgun sequence harbors:
- the LOC109624009 gene encoding LHFPL tetraspan subfamily member 3 protein-like isoform X2, with translation MIPGSAASMLPSAEAAKLYQTNYVRNSRVIGLLWAIFTILFGIVNVTIFSQPYWIGDGVDTPQVGYFGLFHYCIGDGISRELACQGSFTEFAAIPSSAFKAASFFVGMSMMLVVTCIGCFSLFFLLSTSTVYKICGWMQAASGVCLVLGCMIYPDGWDSDEVRRMCGEQTDKYSLGACSVRWAYILSIMGILDALILSFLAFVLGNRQDGLMSEELLAESKGS, from the exons ATGATCCCTGGATCCGCCGCATCAATGCTACCGTCTGCAGAAGCCGCGAAACTCTACCAGACCAATTACGTCCGCAACTCCCGTGTCATCGGACTCCTGTGGGCCATCTTCACCATCCTGTTCGGCATCGTGAACGTGACCATCTTCTCGCAGCCCTATTGGATCGGGGATGGCGTGGACACGCCGCAGGTCGGCTACTTCGGCCTCTTCCACTACTGCATCGGGGACGGAATCTCCAGAGAGCTGGCCTGTCAGGGCAGCTTCACCGAGTTCGCCGCCATCCCCTCCAGCGCCTTCAAGGCCGCCTCCTTCTTCGTCGGCATGTCCATGATGCTCGTCGTCACCTGCATCGGCTGCTTcagcctcttcttcctcctcagcacCTCCACCGTGTACAAGATCTGCGGCTGGATGCAGGCAGCATCAG GTGTCTGTCTGGTGCTGGGTTGTATGATCTATCCTGATGGCTGGGACAGCGACGAGGTGCGGCGGATGTGCGGGGAGCAGACGGACAAATACAGCCTGGGAGCCTGCTCGGTGCGCTGGGCCTACATTTTGTCCATCATGGGCATCCTGGATGCGCTCATCCTCTCTTTCCTGGCGTTCGTGCTGGGGAACCGGCAGGACGGACTCATGTCAGAAGAGCTGCTGGCTGAGAGCAAGG GTTCCTGA
- the LOC109624009 gene encoding LHFPL tetraspan subfamily member 3 protein-like isoform X1 — translation MIPGSAASMLPSAEAAKLYQTNYVRNSRVIGLLWAIFTILFGIVNVTIFSQPYWIGDGVDTPQVGYFGLFHYCIGDGISRELACQGSFTEFAAIPSSAFKAASFFVGMSMMLVVTCIGCFSLFFLLSTSTVYKICGWMQAASGVCLVLGCMIYPDGWDSDEVRRMCGEQTDKYSLGACSVRWAYILSIMGILDALILSFLAFVLGNRQDGLMSEELLAESKEGGNA, via the exons ATGATCCCTGGATCCGCCGCATCAATGCTACCGTCTGCAGAAGCCGCGAAACTCTACCAGACCAATTACGTCCGCAACTCCCGTGTCATCGGACTCCTGTGGGCCATCTTCACCATCCTGTTCGGCATCGTGAACGTGACCATCTTCTCGCAGCCCTATTGGATCGGGGATGGCGTGGACACGCCGCAGGTCGGCTACTTCGGCCTCTTCCACTACTGCATCGGGGACGGAATCTCCAGAGAGCTGGCCTGTCAGGGCAGCTTCACCGAGTTCGCCGCCATCCCCTCCAGCGCCTTCAAGGCCGCCTCCTTCTTCGTCGGCATGTCCATGATGCTCGTCGTCACCTGCATCGGCTGCTTcagcctcttcttcctcctcagcacCTCCACCGTGTACAAGATCTGCGGCTGGATGCAGGCAGCATCAG GTGTCTGTCTGGTGCTGGGTTGTATGATCTATCCTGATGGCTGGGACAGCGACGAGGTGCGGCGGATGTGCGGGGAGCAGACGGACAAATACAGCCTGGGAGCCTGCTCGGTGCGCTGGGCCTACATTTTGTCCATCATGGGCATCCTGGATGCGCTCATCCTCTCTTTCCTGGCGTTCGTGCTGGGGAACCGGCAGGACGGACTCATGTCAGAAGAGCTGCTGGCTGAGAGCAAGG AGGGAGGCAACGCCTAA